A window of the Hippoglossus stenolepis isolate QCI-W04-F060 chromosome 8, HSTE1.2, whole genome shotgun sequence genome harbors these coding sequences:
- the si:dkey-260g12.1 gene encoding tumor necrosis factor receptor superfamily member 5: MGLVQYFVIVLISSAQLVFTSPLDYTASGGQRTMCPAGKYQKSGAECQPCPAGSFTTDWNLDDSCHRCFTDCRSDYHLKVVQGCTSTSDIKCVCEAGFKCTKNITYTENCGYCVKIQQTTTAATDVILGNDEQTPSINSSGQSSSHAKPCQLLICGPKPTLAGVKSSQLAAILIPVVVVGCVALVVLFCVRQPGDETCFKRAIAKLCNEGRRASGSFKSKESSHQFPRDSFIAKQQPPPLAAANLGPVHVHNPGTVIFSLISQFTGQVGSTTEGAKAAERVGAEEDEERDGPVCHPTSSPSVHLSEEERSGEMENIFFPSQEQGKDYHVSKEEEEL; encoded by the exons ATGGGGCTTGTGCAATACTTTGTGATTGTCTTGATTTCTTCGGCACAGCTGGTGTTCACCTCCCCGCTG GATTACACTGCCAGTGGCGGACAGCGTACAATGTGCCCTGCAG GTAAGTATCAGAAGTCTGGCGCAGAGTGTCAGCCATGTCCTGCCGGAAGCTTCACAACTGACTGGAACCTAGATGACAGCTGCCACCGCTGCTTCACAGACTGCAGATCAG ATTATCACCTGAAGGTGGTTCAGGGCTGCACCAGCACGTCCGATATAAAGTGCGTCTGTGAGGCCGGTTTCAAATGCACCAAGAACATCACATACACCGAGAACTGTGGATACTGTGTCAAGATCCAGCAAACGACCACAGCCG CAACAGATGTGATCTTGGGAAACGATGAGCAGACTCCTTCCATCAATTCCTCAGGACAAAGCAGCTCCCATGCCAAACCTTGTCAACTTCTCAT ATGTGGCCCTAAACCAACACTCGCAG GCGTGAAGAGCAGTCAGCTGGCAGCCATCTTGATTCCAGTGGTTGTTGTGGGATGTGTGGCTCTCGTGGTCCTGTTCTGCGTCCGTCAACCAGGAGATGAAACATGTTTCAAGCGAG CTATTGCAAAGCTATGTAATGAG GGAAGACGGGCTTCTGGTTCTTTCAAGTCAAAGGAGTCAAGTCACCAGTTCCCCAGAGACTCATTCATAGCAAAGCAGCAGCCACCTCCCCTCGCAGCAGCCAATCTGG GTCCAGTCCATGTCCACAACCCGGGGACGGTCATCTTCAGCTTGATCAGCCAGTTTACAGGACAAGTCGGTTCGACAACTGAAGGTGCGAAGGCGGCTGAAAGAGTGGGCGCCGAAGAAGACGAGGAAAGAGACGGTCCTGTGTGTCACCCGACGTCCTCTCCCAGTGTTCATCTGtccgaggaggagaggagcggggAGATGGAAAACATATTCTTCCCCTCGCAGGAGCAGGGGAAGGACTACCACGTGtccaaagaggaggaggagctatGA
- the cd27 gene encoding tumor necrosis factor receptor superfamily member 6, producing MQLLCHVAFLLLCSLPFLSSVFPLDCSSTQYPWPVVESKFCCEMCPPGHHMNPRQHNNSCTRVCVSCEGERYIDTYNVALTCSNCKLCEHPNMEYKSRCSFTQNAECRCKTGYNCKDKPCTRCVPIPTLPPATTTLGTNKPKQPIGEKAWFLVIIALLCIGIALVVVTKIKPLLRWIRSKDSFFFTDKPEQSYSEDDDQSKPVQEVCGECDQPIDVCLKC from the exons ATGCAGCTACTCTGTCATGTtgctttcctcctcctgtgcagTCTCCCTTTCCTCTCATCTGTGTTTCCCCTAGATTGCAGTAGTACACAATATCCCTGGCCAGTGGTTGAATCCAAGTTTTGCTGTGAGATGTGCCCACCAG GTCATCATATGAATCCGCGTCAGCACAACAACTCATGTACAAGAGTGTGTGTATCTTGCGAGGGGGAACGATACATTGATACTTACAATGTGGCGTTGACTTGTTCAAATTGCAAACTTTGCGAACATC ctaACATGGAGTATAAGTCAAGATGTAGTTTCACTCAGAACGCTGAGTGCAGATGCAAAACTGGCTACAACTGCAAAGACAAACCCTGCACCCGGTGTGTGCCGATACCCACCCTCCCTCCAGCCACTACCA cCCTCGGAACAAACAAGCCCAAACAACCAATTGGAG AGAAAGCGTGGTTCCTGGTGATAATCGCCCTCCTGTGTATTGGAATTGCACTTGTCGTTGTAACAAAAATAAAGCCCCTACTGCGCTGGATCAGGTCCAAGGACA GCTTCTTTTTTACTGACAAACCAGAACAATCATACTCTGAGGACGACGATCAATCCAAGCCTGTCCAGGAAGTCTGCGGGGAATGTGACCAACCTATTGATGTGTGCCTTAAATGCTAA